A genomic segment from Vidua macroura isolate BioBank_ID:100142 chromosome Z, ASM2450914v1, whole genome shotgun sequence encodes:
- the LOC128822428 gene encoding uncharacterized protein LOC128822428 has product MGTAMLCLRDGTGGDKGRAAPLSPAARGWAAAGARAPAGWHRCSASSLREPRTRPGSGRCVPCPCWLRRRSSLAKAAPATAGPPCAGRGRKGPPSHGTCQRDRSRISVTLGLGGSGQLQHERQERCRRQLPPWRLRPQQDAQGLQQKPGSASVAHPGGCPTASCPLPTAMRGEVALAPRATRASPGQRRGGWARMDSSCTFLEFSICQSPVSWEDWTPELLQVKNSKSNIFLVVFLYSN; this is encoded by the exons ATGGGCACTGCCATGCTGTGCCTTCGAGATGGGACGGGGGGTGACAAGGGCAGAGCGG CGCCGTTATCGCCCGCGGCGCGGGGCTGGGCGGCGGCCGGGGCTCGGGCTCCGGCAGGCTGGCACCGCTGCTCCGCATCGTCCCTGCGGGAGCCGCGGACGCGCCCCGGCTCCGGCCGCTGTGTGCCGTGTCCGTGCTGGCTGCGCCGGCGTTCCTCGCTCGCCAAAGCAGCGCCAGCCACTGCGGGTCCCCCGTGCGCAGGCAGGG GGAGGAAAGGACCCCCCAGCCACGGCACCTGCCAGCGCGACAGGAGCCGCATTAGCGTGACACTGGGACTGGGAGGCTCTGGCCAGCTCCAGCACGAGAGGCAGGAGCGGTGCCGGAGGCAGCTGCCGCCCTGGAGGCTCCGGCCGCAGCAGGACgcgcaggggctgcagcagaagccaggctctgccagcGTGGCCCATCCTGGGGGCTGCCCCACGgcctcctgccctctccccaCAGCGATGCGCGGAGAGGTGGCGCTGGCCCCCAGAGCCAccagagccagcccaggccAGCGGCGGGGCGGCTGGGCTCGCATGGACTCATCCTGCACTTTCCTGGAGTTTTCAATCTGCCAGAGCCCAGTCAGTTGGGAAGATTGGACTCCGGAGCTCCTGCAAGTGAAAAATAGCAAATCCAATATCTTTTTAGTGGTGTTTTTATATTCAAATTAG